Below is a window of Ahaetulla prasina isolate Xishuangbanna chromosome 1, ASM2864084v1, whole genome shotgun sequence DNA.
GAAGGTGAGGTAATAAGAaagattttagattgtgcagaaatgaatagactgagactaaaagataaagaggaatcggtgtatttcaagacatgggaaaaattctacgtatggttagaaaagagataaaCAATGTCAATTATGGAAAAGTATATGAGGGAAATGACAAAAAAGACATAGAAATCCAGATGTCGCCAGAATAAATAGAAAAGGGggttgggggaaggaaggaaagaagattataagtacaattacaaaatgatagattgggttaaaatggaaaagaaactgaaaagaaagtatacaaTATTGGAAAATTGGAGTTGCTCGATTAACCAAATAAGgaaaatattatacaacaaagaagaaagagaggaatagagggtaagatagaggaggtgaaggagagagaggaatggagggaaggagaaggagaggaagataagttagaggacaagagtaggagagaaggtgagaaaggagggaaaggagaggaggacgtTCTCCAGAGAGGTGACGGCCTTGTGAACATCCAGGAACAGGTCGGCCTTCCTGGGAGAGAAAAGAGCCCAGGCCAGGTCAGCGAATTCCAGAGGCCAAGGCCCTGGGTGCGAGGTGGGAGGAGACCGGGAGGACACTgaaagagggatggagagaggacCCACTCCTCACTTTAGGCTCTCCTCCTTTGGAAGGACACGCCTGGGAAAAGACACGGAGGGACCAAtctggggatggactagaagacctccaatgtaccTTCCAACCCTATTGTTCCAGGATCTCTCAAAGGAGGCGGGGTGTTGTGCTCTCCAAGGGCTCAATCGGCCAGACCGGTTTGAGGTCCGAGTTGGGGGTCATCCAGCGGCATCCAAGggaggtgttttcttcctggctcccgaTTCAAGATTTCCCACCCAGGGAGCTGCTCTACCCAACAAAATCCGAGCCCCCTCTTGAGGTCTTACCTTCTTCTGGACAGGCTGGAGGCGGGGGAGAGGGGCTCCTGGCACGCCTGGCAAAGAGGGATGGGCATCGGGGGAGGCTGGCCGTGGACTCGGAGCCCAAATCGGAAAagaagtcctcctcttcctccctgcagGGTAGAAGAAGGCCGGGTGAAGGAGCTGGGCATGGGCTTGGGCCGGGGAGGGTGTGACTGGGATAGGAGGTGCCACCTGGAGTCCAGACTCAGCTCCTGGAGACACCGTGAATACATCATCTCTAAATCCCGTCAGAAGGTGAGGTAATAAGAaagattttagattgtgcagaaatgaatagactgagactaaaagataaagaggaatcggtgtatttcaagacatgggaaaaattctacgtatggttagaaaagagataaaCAATGTCAATTATGGAAAAGTATATGAGGGAAATGACAAAAAAGACATAGAAATCCAGATGTCGCCAGAATAAATAGAAAAGGGggttgggggaaggaaggaaagaagattataagtacaattacaaaatgatagattgggttaaaatggaaaagaaactgaaaagaaagtatacaatattagaaaattggagttgctcaATTACCAAATAAGGCAAATAttacacaacaaagaagaaagaaagaagagaggaacagagggtaagatagaggaggtgagggagagagggggatggaaggaaggggaaggagaggaagataggataggggagaagaGCAGGGGAGaaggtaagaaaggaaggaaggaaaggagaggagtgtgggagaggaaggggaaggaggaaagaggaaggagaggtgaggagggagggagagaaaagaggagaagaaggtttgttgtgaaacgaaggggaagagagggtagaagagcaactccaaaaagaattaaagtgttttatttttgtactttctttagaaaaaatatatatgattatgtatgaataagagaatgtacatttacaatatgtaataagacaggaaaaaataaaaaacttcataaaaaaagaatacattaTCTCCCTCCTTGGAGATGTGTTTGGCGTTCAGCCCTGCATCTCCAGGTGGTCTCCTGTCCCAGATTTAAGGCATGCAAAAAGCTGGCCGGAAATTGTGAGCAAGGAGGCCTCAACTTACGACCTTCTGTTTAACGACTATCTGAATTATAACAgcgctgaaaaagtgacatgatgggtttttcccacggtcacgtgatcaaaagttgGCTGCTTGCCAACTGGCAGGTGGCaacgtcctggggtcacgtgatcaccatttgtgaccaacTTCCGGCATGGAAAGTCAATGGCgggagccggattcatttaatgacctaatggttcacttaacaactgcagggatttgcttaacagctgtggcaagaaaggtcgtaaaatggtcaACAAATACAATGACtgtctcgcttagtgacagaaGTCGGGctgagttgtggtcgtaagtcgaggattacagtAGAGATTCCATGAAATCCAGAGGATTCCATCTGGCATCGGGGGAAATAAATTATTGAACTGCAGAGAGGCACAAATCCTCACAAAACAACCGTCCTGCTTTTTTCTGGCTGATCTTCCCAGTCCTTGGGTGGGAGTGGGGCTGCCTGACCCCCAGAGGACGTTCAGCCCACCTGGGGGATTCCTTGGGCCATCCAGACCATCCAGGCAAGGGAAGTGGGCCCGAAAAGGGAGGGATGTACCTGTCCCTGTCCTGCTGCAGCCGCTCCATCTTCCCCTGCAGCCGGACAATGGTGACCAGCAGGCGGGTGATGCGCTCCTCGTAGTGCAGGGCGGCCTCCTCACTGGACTCCTCCTGGCCGGGCGGGCCCAGCTCCCCCTGCGGCCCATAAGAGGAGGGGGAACATCAGCCTCCCCCCAAGTTCTGGAGGTCCCAACCTCACCCTACAAGGTGTCATTTTGATTGCTTTAATTTGTAgggttttattacattttatttttattattttatttttcagtctgGGTTTTGCTGTTAATTGCCCGGAGTTCATCTGAAAGAAGGACATTGttataaatttttgaaaataaatgaataaaatgcatTTAGTAGGCACCGAAGGCTTAGGGTTTACAATGACACATCTGtggctgctctgctctgctcaggGCATGGCAGAAAATCTGAGAGAAAATCTGCCCACCCTTCCCAATTTCTCCTGGCATGTAtttttttcactccccctttcccAAGATTCCTGTTTCTGCAAGCGCTTTTCTTCCACGTTCTGCTCTTTGTCCTGCAAGTTTGGTGTGTGTTTTTCCTAAGTCCttagtacaggtagacctcgacttacagccgttcatatagtgaccattggaagttaaATCAGCACCAAACAGAGGGACTTATGATCCTAGCAGCATTCCCTttgtcatctgatcaaaattaggatgcttggcaacggactcatacctATGACGGTTGCGGTATTCCCGTgggacccccccccactccaaattCTCACCTACCTCTTCCATTCTTCCTCTTTCTATCTTCTCCCCCGGAGCAACCTGGTTCTTGGCTCGGTCCTGGCCCTGATGGATGGCGGCAGGGTTTTCCTGTTGATCTGCAGCCTTCCCAGCTTCCCTACACATTTCCTGCCCTCCCTGGGAGGAAGGGGCCGGGCCCCGGTCGAGCCTCGCCTCGCCTTTATTCCTGGCCCAACAACCCACCGTATTTGTAAGTGCACCACACAAACCGGGACAGGAAATAACTCGGTTTTGTTGTGGGTCGTAAAATCTGCTGTGGCCCTGGGGAGGTTAGGGGCCCTGTAGGGACTCACACGGAGGGTCTTACACGGATGATACATTTTGCTTCATGGCACATGGTAGGGCAGCCTTTCTCAACCCTGCGGCTGAAGCTGTGCAGCCGGGGgaatggctgggggattctgggaatggctGGGGGATTCggagagttgaagtctgcacagCTCCAAGCCACCAAAGCTGAGAAACCTTGTGATTACTGGAAATCCCTGCAGCAAGTTTAGAACGGGTGGAATTCTAACCGGGCAGGACTGAGCTCCCAAGCAGTGCCTCTGCTTCATTGTGTTATCACTTGCAGCAGCTTCTAGGGTTGTGttaactgaatgcaacaaaaagaaaggggaatatttagggaaagaaagaggagggagagtgggaaggaaggaaggaaggaaagaaaaagaggaagaagaaaggaaagaagaaaaaggaaagaaaaagaaagaaaaagaaggaaaaacaaaaaggaaggaaaggatgaaaggaaaaggaaaaagaatgcaagaaaaagaaggaaggaagaaaagaaaggaaaaagaaaaaggaaagaagggaaacgaaagaaaaaggaatagaatagaatagaaaatagaatagaataggcaggCGGAGCGACCCTGCGGAGAAGCCCCGCCTCCCTCCCTGGCTCCGCCTCCTCGGGGGAGGAGACTGACTCCAGCGCCTTCCAGCCGTCGCTCGCGCGGAAACTACAAGTCCCGGCAGCCCTTGCGAGGGCGTTGCTTTGGgtgttttttctcccccccccccttccgtccCTCTGGCTCTCCGGGTGTGGCCCGTCCAGGTGCGGGGCTTGCAAAGGGGCGGCGGGCGCTCCCTGGCTTTGCAACCGGGCGCCCGCGTGCGCGGCGCTCGCAAGGCGGAGGGGAGGAggacgggggcggggggggggtccgGCTCCTCGCAAGCAGCCGGGGGCGCTGCTGGGAGGGGGGCGGCAATGGGAAGGCGGCGTCCCCCTTGGAAATAGGGGAGGGGGCTTTGCTGAACCCGGCTTCTCCTTCGCAGAAGGCTCGCCGGACCGTTCTGGCTGTGGGCATCGCTGCGCCAGGAGGGGGGGTCTGCCCAGAAGCCCCCAGAGGAGGAGAGGTTGCAGCCCCTCCCCGCCCAGAAGGTTGGCGTCCCTCCCTCGTCTGGAATCGTAGATTAAATGGGGCTTTGGCCCTGGGTCAGTCGGGGAGCCCTCAGCTGCTGGGGACCCCAGCCCCAATTggctccgggggggggggctgggcggAGCCTTGCTCAGAGTCGCCCTTCCTGATCCTGCCTCTCTTAAGAAGGAGGTCTAAGATACGGGACAGGGAAGAGGATCTCTAAGTGCCCCAAAAGTCTGGGGGCATAAGGGGTAGAATAGAGCAGGGGGTCTATAAGCTCGGCTAAGATTtctgggtttcaactcccagaattccccagccagctaattgaagtccacaagtcttaaagtggccaagttggaGTAGAGAACTGGGAGGCCAGGTAATTTTGCAAGTGGCCATAGAAGACCTCCACAGGTTCCTGTGTCTTGCACACTTACCAGTGTGACTTCTGTCTGTTCAGGGTTGGAGGGTTGTGATGGAGCATCGgttccagaatccccagccagcatgggaggcCTAATCCGGAGGGGCTACAGACTGGGGAGGAAGGTTGCCTTAGATCAGTGATTTttgaaacttggcaacttgagaaGGGGTGGGCTTCCGCCCCCCGGAATTCAAGAAGAACACTTTTGTAAAGTCATTTTTtagagtgagatgggcagcatataaataaattcatatttaaaGTTGGCAAGCTTGAAAACGGCTGTCCTAAATGATTTTACTGTGAACTCCGCTTCTGTGCATCTCTGGGCTGTGTTTATaactaataattttaattaaaatgaaaggGGGAGCAAAACACAAAGATAATAGTAGTGTATATTCTCAAATAGATATCTTCTATAGTTATATATTCTAAAAATGTttaatgaaaaagtaaaaaatatgagCAAGAAAAAAATCACGTAATCATATAAATGTATTAGAACAGGGATGCCAACATCAActgcattgagggccacatcaggattgtttttgacctgcggggggggggaggcattcGTGtcggggacacctgtggtggcccaggtaGGCATGGGGGGTGGGATCCTCCTCCAGCCCTCTGCCAATAACAGTGGAGCCCAGGAGGGATGCGAGCGGCttgcccaagctccatttttactggcagaagcactgagggccggtccttcactgtgtcctgggggccagatctaagcaccctgcgggcggGGCCCggcccttgggccttgagtttgacacccctgtattagaaaTACGTACATTTTGGAATAACATTTTGCACTAGACAAGTATGTAtatctgccatctgtcagaaatggtgtagggtctcctgtttgggcggggggggttggactagatgacctacaaggtcccttccacctctgttaatctgtatagaATTGTGCATGTTTACAATCTCTGAGTTGATTTGtttgctctctttctcttccccaagGGGAGGATAGTCAGACTCCCACCACTCATATCAGTTTCCCCGGCAATCCTGGACTCGCCCCCGGACTGTGGGACTTGGATGGACACCTCGGAGACCAACAGCACcacggaggaggaagaggagaaaatggCGGCTGAGCTGCGGCCCAGAACCCGCTCCAACCCGGAGGGGGCTGAGGATCGCACCCTCAGCATGCAGGCCAGCGTGGGGAGTCGCagcgaaggggagggggaggcggcCAGCACCACCACCAGCCCCCCCAGTGCTGCTGTCCAGGCCCCCAACGGCAAGACCTGGCTGGCCCCAACCCCTCCCTCTGAATTCCAGGTCCGGACGCCGCGGGTGAACTGCCCAGAGAAAGTGGTGAGTGGAGACACCCCTGTccagaaacacacacaccccccccccgctgctGCCCTCCCTTCCGTTTTTCCCTTTCTCTACATCTGCCCCCCTTTAACCAGGTCTTTGATTGGCAAGAGATTCATTCATTCGGAGGAGAGACTTTGCAAAATGTGCCTCCTGCTTCGGACCATTAAAGCAGCTGCCTCCTTGGGACGTCTCAGCGTGGCAGCACACAGACTTCCTGTCTGTCTGTAGGTGTGTGTGTGCTGGCACACGCAGCGCATTTGCTGGGACTGTGGACACACATTCAGGTCTttgaaataacataacataacaacagagttggaagggaccttggaggccatctagtccaaccccctgcccaggcaggaaaccctacatcatctcagtcagatggttagccaacattttcttaaaaatttccagtgttggagcattcacaacttttgcaggcaagtcgttccacttattaattgttctaactgtcaggaaatttctccttagttctaagttgcttcttaatGAAGAGGTCCCAAAGACGTTGCTGCTTTAATGAGTCCCAGGAAGGGCGCTTTGCTCACGGAAAGATGTTTTATGAAGCTCTTTTGCAAGTGCTGCTTATATGCAGGGTTCCTGGCGCgctctgagctggcttgtttccttgcagaccctTCCTCACCAAGCTAggtaatgaataaatgaatgaatgctcCCTATACCCCTGGCAATTAGAACGCCCAGCCTAGTGGTCAGAGCAGTGTTTCCCAGCCTTGGCAGCCTgaaggggtgggtgggcttcagcctcccagaatcccccagccacgtATCTTATGAGTTGCTGGAGCTGAGAAATGCTGCTTGAAAGGGCGGttgatggttggactagaagacctccaaggtcccttccagatccaTTGTGATTGACTGCAAGAGAATGTCAGAAGGGCCAAGCGTGAAGTtgcacagagagaaagaaataattgCAGAGGCCACTCAAAGAGGGCAGGGAAGAACAACGGTTCAAAGAGAGCAAGGAAAGGCAGGGGGAGGTTTGAGTGAAATTTAAAGAATGGAGGGGGCCAAACAGGGTTCAGCTGGGACTGCCAgcagaggggggggggatttggaACAGAAGGTGGGGGTTGAAACAAGCTGAAGCTAAAATGAGGCTTCGGATGGGAGCGATGGCTCTTTGagtctttctttctgtcctttGGATTGTATTACTTCCATCCCTCTCCCAGAAAAAtgcgcaggtagtcctcaacttatgaccccagGTTGGCACAGAACTTGCATTGCTGAGCAAGAGGGTTCTTAAGCGAGTCGTGGCCAATTTTACAAATTTCCTTGCCGCAATCTTTAAGCGAATGGCCGCTGTTGTTCAATGGATCACATAGTcgttaagcgaatttggctttgcttgccagaagccagctgggaaagttacaCATGGTGATCCCATGATCCCCGGATCCTGCAGTGGCCGTAAATAtcatgccaagcgcctgaatttgatCCCTGGGGGATGCAAAGACAGTCAAAAGTTGTAAGTTGTTTGTAATTTCAAATAAGTTGAGGATTTTCTATCATGAGATGGAAAGACATGTATGAATccacccattttctctggcatgcgtgccatttaACCCCATCTTAATaaacaaggaaggaaaagagagaaaaaagagctgagtagatggagagagagagagagagagagagaggcaggaatCGCCTCCAtgcttcatttccttccttctctgtcaCAGATCATCTGCCTGGATCTCTCGGAGGAAATGTCCCACCCGAGGCTGGAGTCCTTCAACGGGTGAGCCAGGAGACCCCTCCCTCGGCCAGAGGGATCTTCTTTGGGGAGGGGATGATGGCCCAGCAGATCCTTCGTGGGTGAGACTTGGGTGGTGCTGGCTCTGGCTTTGAAGGGCAGCTGGCCGGTGACGGAGGACAAACCTGGATTGCATTTTGGTTCTTGCTGTGGTTGTCCCGCCTTCAGGCCGAAGGGGGCATCTCGGCCTCTTCCTGGGGTTGCTGCAAAGGCCTGCAGTTAAGGTTCTAGTCCACTTGGCTGAGCGGAAAGGAATTCGGGGGTCTCCTCGTGAGGCGGGCCTTCTCTCCTCTGGAACCGGCCGCTTTCTTAGATCtctggagggggaggaaggcCGGGGCATCTCTTCAGGGCTTCGACCCCTGTTTCCCTGGCGGTGCCTCATGggcctcctctccccctccccctggcaGGCTGAAGACCAACGCCCTCAACATCTCCCAGAAGATGATCGAGATGTTTGTCCGCACCAAGCACAAGATCGACAAGAGCCACGAGTTTGCGCTGGTGGTGGTGAACAATGACGTCACTTGGGTGGGTATGCTTGCCAGGGGGGGGAgggcattttacacacacacacacagagcgggGGAGTCTTTTCCTGCCCCGTTTGTGCCCAGACGGCCTGCTCAGAAGGGAGCTGCTGCCCGGCCGTGGGTGCCCACTGGTGCCCATCCGCCAAGGCTTCCCAGCGGTTTCACCTGCAGAGACTGTGACGGGGGTGGGCATCCCGGCTTCGGGTCAGGCGGGGTTAACGTGGGGCCTGTCCATCGCAGGGAAGTATTTGCTGGGGCTGCCAGCTCCCCTCCCCGGCTGAGGTCACGCAGGTGGGTAACCCACTTTACGGCGGCCGTGTTCCCCGGAAGAGGCCAGCTGGGGCAGAGGCCGGACGCCGGACACTCCATAAGCGGCCTCTGCTCCTGCTGTCTGCTTTTCACAGgctggtagtcttcgacttataacggtccacttagtgaccgttcagagttacagcagcactgaaaaaagtttatgactgtttttcgcaGCCTCcccagatcatgtgatcaaaatccagacgctgggcggctgactcatatttatgacggtcgcagtgtcctgaggGTGTCCTGTGAtcccccctttgcaaccttctggcaagccaagTCCTTACCAActtcaatgattcatttaacaactgaggcgagaaaggttgtaaaacggggcagaactcaacaaatgtgtcacttgacaacagaaatgttgggctccattgtggtcgtaagccgaggactacctgtgcaggtATTCCTCAAATTAAAACCGGCCACTTTGCAAGTATTCGAAGTTACGTCCTCTGGGCCCTGTGGACCCAGCgtggccccctcccctcccccaccatcaCGCAGTCACATTTTGGGCGCCTGGCCACTGACTGGCATGTTGCGGCCGTTTGCAGGGTCCCGCCGATATACAACAttttctccagaaactgtcatttatttctgttttccgGCAAGGAGCCTGCATGACAAACAGTGGATTCATTAAACCACTTTCGCATAGcggcggtgattcgcttaacagccgctGAAAAAAGGGTCATAAAGTGGTCGCTTAGCAGGCAACGTGACTTGTGAGCGTAATTCCGGGCTCGTTTGCTGTCATAAGCTGAGGGCTGCCTGCGATCCCTGTGGATCCCAGGGGATCCGAGCTCAcgcggcctcctcctcctcttcctctccgtaGCTCTCCGGCTTCACTTCCGAGCCCAGGGAAGTTTGCAGCTGCTTGTACGACCTGAAGACCATCCTCTGCAAATCCTTCAGTATCCTTTCCgaaagccccccccccgccccccgctggcaggagaaacggggggggggggcagaggtggtgGTGACCTCTGCTAgggatttcccccctcccaaaattaGGAAAATCTGATCCGATTTGGAGGAAGAGACGGGGAGAAAAAGGCTGTGTTTTTAACCTGACCGATGCCGGTCTCTGGGTCCAATCCGCCTGGCCCTGGGTTCCTACTTCTCCTCTGGCACAGGGTCTTGGCAAGGGCAGAATTCGGATCTGGCCCCGCAGGAGAAGAGGGTCTGGGGAGTTCTTCAGAGCCACCTTTGCGGTTGGAAAGGGAACCTGGGTCCCTGAAGGGAAAAgcttgaatcagaatagagctggaggggaccttggaggtcttctagtccagccccctgcaagGCCACCCTCAAGGGTTGAGAAAGGAGGGGCTCCAAACGGCCCCCTTGCTGGGATTGTACAGCTAGTGCCTCAATTTACAATCCttcttttagtgactgtttgaacttacaacggcactgaaaaatgaccgtttttcacacttatgaccgttgcaggatccccgtggtcaaagttcagatgcttggcaaccaacttgtacttacgaccattgcagtgtctTGGGAAGGTGGTCAGGCGATCCTCTTTTTGTGACCTCCCAACAAGCAAGAgttgttactaactcaacaatgggcaggaaaggtcataaaaatggggccaaactctcccttaacaactgcctcacttagcaacggaaattatagtccgtaggtcgaggactatccACTGGGGGTGGTTCTAGCAGGGGATCCTGGCATTGTGGAGGCATGTGAGAAGGTCtcaaatcaggagtctccaaccgtgggaacttgtaagacttgtggacttcaactcccagagttcctcagccagcaaagccaaggttggagacccctgctctaaatctagGCATTGACCTCAACTTTTGCTGATCAGATCTGGAAGGCCTTTTCAATCTGATGTGAGTCTTTCACCTTCATCCCCCTGGAGCAGCCCTTGGT
It encodes the following:
- the BABAM1 gene encoding BRISC and BRCA1-A complex member 1, coding for MDTSETNSTTEEEEEKMAAELRPRTRSNPEGAEDRTLSMQASVGSRSEGEGEAASTTTSPPSAAVQAPNGKTWLAPTPPSEFQVRTPRVNCPEKVIICLDLSEEMSHPRLESFNGLKTNALNISQKMIEMFVRTKHKIDKSHEFALVVVNNDVTWLSGFTSEPREVCSCLYDLKTILCKSFNLEGLFNLIQQKTELPVMENIQTIPPPYVVRTILVYSRPACQPPVVVTDQMKKMLQCPYFFFDVLYIHNGIEDKEEEVTWKETFAAFSNLDAKGTNYKYEVSLSGPAVELHNCMAKLLAHPLQRPFQTHASYSMLEEEEEAAPEMEAVV